From the genome of Vicia villosa cultivar HV-30 ecotype Madison, WI linkage group LG2, Vvil1.0, whole genome shotgun sequence, one region includes:
- the LOC131652883 gene encoding uncharacterized protein LOC131652883 isoform X1, with the protein MSRYRSLNPFATTHSDSGSDSDVDSLSHFVTDLFENRSPADPVCPWDDDGDEDDDESDVNPFSGFACDQGEPELEVALNLDLGFDDEFENEVDTRYNDNYDDVFDFSVGGDNSTGIRVVGFGSDSESSGHDEEFGYEGRNDWDDDERVGGLCWDSLCLEDHRSILNDWEEVGEERVNEIEDSSSLLIGEVEVEVDEVDDVDDQSVASGFEEDEEEHGEEALRYLEWEILLAFNNFERSGGLEHDDENINNLYLAVQEGFISGNADYDILFSQLLENESGLKGSPPAAKSFVENLPLVELTEEELKKKDVMCAICKDEVMAEEKVRKLPCSHCYHGDCILPWLNIRNTCPVCRFELPTDDADYEQSKVHRIARDLLDFAA; encoded by the coding sequence atgtctCGTTATCGTTCTTTGAATCCCTTCGCAACAACTCACTCCGATTCCGGTTCCGATTCTGACGTTGACTCACTGAGTCATTTCGTCACCGACCTCTTCGAAAATCGTTCCCCCGCCGATCCGGTTTGTCCCTGGGATGACGacggtgatgaagatgatgatgaaagtgACGTGAACCCTTTCTCGGGGTTTGCTTGCGATCAAGGTGAACCGGAGTTAGAAGTAGCGTTAAATTTAGATTTAGGGTTTGATGATGAATTTGAAAATGAAGTTGACACTCGGTATAACGATAATTATGAtgatgtttttgatttttcagtGGGTGGTGATAATTCCACTGGGATTAGGGTTGTTGGGTTTGGTTCCGATTCGGAATCGAGTGGGCACGATGAAGAATTTGGTTATGAGGGAAGAAATGATTGGGATGATGATGAGAGGGTTGGTGGGTTGTGTTGGGATAGTCTTTGTTTGGAGGATCATAGGAGTATTTTGAATGATTGGGAGGAAGTGGGTGAGGAGAGGGTGAATGAGATTGAAGATTCTTCTAGTTTGTTGATTGGTGAGGTTGAGGTTGAGGTTGATgaagttgatgatgttgatgatcaaTCAGTAGCGTCTGGGTTCGAGGAGGATGAAGAGGAACACGGGGAAGAGGCGTTGCGATATTTGGAATGGGAGATTCTATTGGCTTTTAACAATTTCGAGAGGAGTGGTGGATTGGAACATGACGATGAGAATATTAATAATTTGTATTTAGCTGTTCAGGAAGGTTTTATTTCGGGGAACGCTGATTATGATATTCTTTTCAGTCAGTTATTGGAGAATGAGAGTGGTTTGAAGGGTAGTCCACCGGCGGCGAAGAGTTTTGTGGAGAATCTCCCTTTGGTGGAATTGACTGAGGAGGAGTTGAAAAAGAAGGATGTTATGTGTGCCATTTGTAAAGACGAGGTAATGGCGGAAGAGAAGGTGAGGAAGCTACCTTGCTCACATTGTTACCATGGAGATTGTATTTTGCCGTGGTTGAATATTCGCAACACGTGTCCTGTTTGTCGGTTCGAGTTGCCAACTGATGATGCTGATTATGAGCAGAGTAAGGTTCATAGAATTGCCCGTGATCTGTTGGATTTTGCAGCATAG
- the LOC131652883 gene encoding E3 ubiquitin-protein ligase CIP8-like isoform X2: MSRYRSLNPFATTHSDSGSDSDVDSLSHFVTDLFENRSPADPVCPWDDDGDEDDDESDVNPFSGFACDQVGGDNSTGIRVVGFGSDSESSGHDEEFGYEGRNDWDDDERVGGLCWDSLCLEDHRSILNDWEEVGEERVNEIEDSSSLLIGEVEVEVDEVDDVDDQSVASGFEEDEEEHGEEALRYLEWEILLAFNNFERSGGLEHDDENINNLYLAVQEGFISGNADYDILFSQLLENESGLKGSPPAAKSFVENLPLVELTEEELKKKDVMCAICKDEVMAEEKVRKLPCSHCYHGDCILPWLNIRNTCPVCRFELPTDDADYEQSKVHRIARDLLDFAA; encoded by the exons atgtctCGTTATCGTTCTTTGAATCCCTTCGCAACAACTCACTCCGATTCCGGTTCCGATTCTGACGTTGACTCACTGAGTCATTTCGTCACCGACCTCTTCGAAAATCGTTCCCCCGCCGATCCGGTTTGTCCCTGGGATGACGacggtgatgaagatgatgatgaaagtgACGTGAACCCTTTCTCGGGGTTTGCTTGCGATCAAG tGGGTGGTGATAATTCCACTGGGATTAGGGTTGTTGGGTTTGGTTCCGATTCGGAATCGAGTGGGCACGATGAAGAATTTGGTTATGAGGGAAGAAATGATTGGGATGATGATGAGAGGGTTGGTGGGTTGTGTTGGGATAGTCTTTGTTTGGAGGATCATAGGAGTATTTTGAATGATTGGGAGGAAGTGGGTGAGGAGAGGGTGAATGAGATTGAAGATTCTTCTAGTTTGTTGATTGGTGAGGTTGAGGTTGAGGTTGATgaagttgatgatgttgatgatcaaTCAGTAGCGTCTGGGTTCGAGGAGGATGAAGAGGAACACGGGGAAGAGGCGTTGCGATATTTGGAATGGGAGATTCTATTGGCTTTTAACAATTTCGAGAGGAGTGGTGGATTGGAACATGACGATGAGAATATTAATAATTTGTATTTAGCTGTTCAGGAAGGTTTTATTTCGGGGAACGCTGATTATGATATTCTTTTCAGTCAGTTATTGGAGAATGAGAGTGGTTTGAAGGGTAGTCCACCGGCGGCGAAGAGTTTTGTGGAGAATCTCCCTTTGGTGGAATTGACTGAGGAGGAGTTGAAAAAGAAGGATGTTATGTGTGCCATTTGTAAAGACGAGGTAATGGCGGAAGAGAAGGTGAGGAAGCTACCTTGCTCACATTGTTACCATGGAGATTGTATTTTGCCGTGGTTGAATATTCGCAACACGTGTCCTGTTTGTCGGTTCGAGTTGCCAACTGATGATGCTGATTATGAGCAGAGTAAGGTTCATAGAATTGCCCGTGATCTGTTGGATTTTGCAGCATAG